A portion of the Pseudomonas synxantha BG33R genome contains these proteins:
- the tssM gene encoding type VI secretion system membrane subunit TssM yields MKAFFSFMIRWVIPVLGLIALSLIIWFVGPLLDVLMPEGRRWALIILVFALWLAYRVFRIIQARRQAAEVMRSLAAETPADPNSVATAEELSTLRQRMDEALTLLKKAKLGGDERRNLYELPWYVIIGPPGSGKTTALVNSGLHFPLAAQLGAGAVRGVGGTRNCDWWFTDQAVLLDTAGRYTTQDSNSTVDKAAWLGFLDLLKKQRSRRPIDGAFIAISLSDLLLGTDAERAAHAAAIRLRIQELYTQLGVRFPIYLMLTKLDLVPGFMEFFDNLSKEERAQVWGMTFALDDGKHSDSPLAHLQSEFAGLEQRLNERLVERLQQERDPARRDLIYGFPQQFGALKDCLQSFLEGVFKPNAFEERVLLRGVYFTSGTQEGSPIDRLIGAMAQSMNLDRQHLARQSGTGRSYFIEKLFTAVAFAERGLVGVNPKVERRRKWIARGVLAATVALVVVVSSLWWVSYRANQAYIAQVDQKVAPLGQTVQNLSPAQREVLAVLPLLNAVKNLAGDSPSWSEGLGLYQGDMLEAESASVYRKLLIAVFAPRLVTRIEEQLHGGGNSDFLYEGLKAYLMLADSEHYDPDFIKAWIALDWDRNLPRDLPADQRQALAGHLQALFERHPPSARLDPRLIDDLRRQLQQLPVAQRVYDRVKRQKLPEGIPDFRLNEAAGRDAALVFSRKSGKPLGEPLSGFFTAKGYRQAFLLSSLNQTGTLAEEQWVLGHEQADQQNVVSLAADVRRLYFQDYQRQWDALLADIDFVPITSVAQAADVLRVISGPTSPLKKLLVAVARETDLQAEERQLAAKGVPVEGGVDKLKERLGSLLGQEQPTANAPAASEDPVTAHFAELNSIVSKNEGEPAAIDGLLSDMNALYVQVSAMVGASGDALLGEAKNQAAAAATRVSLNAERQPPLVQGMVKSVVNSTTNSMMGGVRNQLNAAWVSEVVNVYRQSLAGRYPMSPGSARDATLDDFGQFFGVGGVMDNYFRKYLQPYVDTSAQTWRWQPGAAQKLGIAPGVLQTFQRAATIRDAFFRSGGTQPIVRFELKPVSMDPTITQFLLDLDGQQLSYDHGPSRPVAMQWPNPGSIGVVRISIMPPSASGRSGITLDGPWAWFRLLEQSDLTAGNSPDRFNLRLRVDGASIAYELRANSAFNPFRSRVLSGFSLPERL; encoded by the coding sequence GTGAAGGCGTTTTTCAGTTTCATGATTCGCTGGGTAATCCCCGTTCTGGGCCTGATTGCCCTGAGCCTGATCATCTGGTTTGTCGGGCCGTTGCTCGACGTGTTGATGCCCGAGGGGCGACGTTGGGCGCTGATCATTCTGGTATTTGCGCTGTGGCTCGCCTACCGCGTGTTCCGTATCATCCAGGCCCGCCGCCAGGCCGCCGAGGTGATGCGCAGCCTGGCCGCCGAAACCCCTGCTGATCCCAACAGTGTTGCCACTGCCGAAGAGTTGTCGACCTTGCGCCAGCGCATGGATGAAGCCCTGACGCTGCTGAAAAAAGCCAAGCTCGGCGGTGACGAACGCCGCAACCTTTACGAGCTGCCGTGGTACGTGATCATTGGCCCGCCGGGTTCGGGCAAGACCACCGCACTGGTCAATTCCGGGCTGCATTTTCCGCTGGCGGCGCAGTTGGGCGCCGGTGCCGTGCGCGGCGTCGGTGGTACGCGTAACTGCGACTGGTGGTTTACCGATCAGGCCGTTTTGCTCGATACCGCGGGCCGCTACACCACCCAGGACAGCAACTCGACGGTGGATAAAGCCGCGTGGCTGGGCTTTCTTGACCTGCTGAAAAAGCAACGTTCGCGCCGACCCATCGATGGTGCGTTTATCGCCATCAGCCTGTCGGATTTGCTGCTGGGCACAGACGCCGAGCGCGCCGCCCATGCCGCCGCGATTCGTCTGCGTATCCAGGAGCTGTACACCCAGTTGGGCGTGCGTTTCCCCATCTACCTGATGCTCACCAAGCTCGACCTGGTGCCGGGCTTCATGGAGTTCTTCGACAACCTGAGCAAGGAAGAGCGCGCCCAGGTGTGGGGCATGACCTTCGCCCTGGACGACGGCAAGCACAGCGACAGCCCGTTGGCGCACCTGCAAAGCGAATTCGCCGGGCTGGAGCAGCGCCTCAACGAACGCCTGGTCGAGCGCCTGCAACAGGAACGCGACCCGGCGCGCCGCGACCTGATCTACGGTTTCCCGCAGCAGTTCGGCGCGTTGAAGGACTGTCTGCAAAGCTTCCTTGAAGGTGTGTTCAAGCCCAACGCCTTTGAAGAGCGCGTGTTGCTGCGTGGTGTGTATTTCACCAGCGGCACCCAGGAAGGCAGCCCGATTGACCGCCTGATCGGCGCCATGGCCCAGAGCATGAACCTGGACCGCCAGCACCTGGCGCGTCAGAGCGGCACCGGGCGCAGTTACTTCATCGAAAAACTCTTCACCGCTGTGGCCTTTGCCGAGCGTGGTTTGGTGGGTGTGAACCCAAAGGTCGAACGGCGCCGCAAGTGGATTGCACGTGGTGTGCTGGCGGCCACCGTTGCGCTGGTCGTGGTGGTCAGCAGCCTGTGGTGGGTGAGTTATCGCGCCAACCAGGCGTATATCGCCCAGGTCGATCAGAAAGTTGCGCCCCTGGGCCAGACCGTGCAGAACCTGAGCCCGGCACAACGCGAAGTGCTCGCGGTGCTACCACTGCTGAACGCGGTGAAGAACCTCGCGGGGGATTCGCCGAGCTGGTCCGAAGGGCTGGGGCTGTATCAGGGCGATATGCTTGAAGCCGAATCCGCCAGTGTCTACCGCAAGCTGTTGATCGCCGTGTTCGCGCCACGTTTGGTGACGCGCATTGAAGAGCAACTGCACGGCGGCGGTAACTCCGACTTCCTCTACGAGGGTCTCAAGGCCTACCTGATGCTCGCCGACAGCGAGCATTACGACCCGGACTTTATCAAGGCCTGGATCGCCCTGGACTGGGACCGCAACCTGCCCCGCGACCTGCCGGCCGATCAGCGTCAGGCGCTGGCCGGGCACTTGCAGGCGCTGTTCGAACGGCACCCGCCGAGCGCTCGCCTGGACCCACGCCTGATCGATGACCTGCGACGCCAGTTGCAGCAACTGCCGGTGGCCCAGCGCGTGTATGACCGGGTCAAGCGCCAGAAACTGCCCGAAGGCATCCCGGACTTTCGCCTCAACGAAGCCGCCGGGCGTGACGCCGCGCTGGTGTTCAGCCGCAAGAGCGGCAAGCCGTTGGGTGAGCCGTTGAGTGGCTTCTTCACTGCCAAGGGCTATCGTCAGGCGTTCTTGCTGAGCAGCCTGAACCAGACCGGCACCCTGGCCGAGGAACAATGGGTGCTGGGCCACGAACAGGCCGATCAGCAGAACGTGGTGAGCCTGGCCGCGGATGTGCGTCGCTTGTACTTCCAGGACTACCAGCGTCAGTGGGATGCACTGCTTGCCGACATCGACTTTGTGCCGATCACCAGCGTGGCCCAGGCCGCCGACGTGCTGCGGGTGATTTCCGGCCCGACCTCGCCGCTGAAAAAGCTGCTGGTGGCGGTCGCCAGGGAAACTGACCTGCAAGCCGAAGAGCGCCAGTTGGCGGCCAAGGGTGTACCGGTGGAAGGTGGCGTCGACAAGCTCAAGGAGCGCCTTGGCAGCTTGCTTGGCCAGGAGCAACCGACGGCGAATGCCCCGGCAGCGTCGGAGGATCCGGTGACCGCGCACTTTGCCGAACTCAACAGCATCGTCAGCAAAAACGAAGGCGAACCGGCGGCCATCGACGGCCTGCTGTCGGACATGAATGCGCTGTATGTGCAGGTCAGCGCCATGGTCGGCGCCAGCGGTGATGCACTGCTCGGCGAGGCCAAGAACCAGGCGGCGGCTGCGGCCACGCGGGTCAGCCTGAATGCCGAGCGGCAGCCGCCGCTGGTGCAGGGCATGGTCAAGTCGGTGGTCAATTCCACCACCAACAGCATGATGGGCGGGGTACGCAACCAACTGAACGCGGCCTGGGTCAGCGAAGTGGTCAACGTGTATCGCCAGTCGTTGGCCGGTCGCTACCCGATGTCGCCGGGCAGTGCGCGGGACGCCACCCTGGATGACTTCGGCCAGTTCTTCGGCGTGGGCGGGGTGATGGATAACTACTTCCGCAAATACTTGCAGCCCTATGTGGATACATCGGCACAGACCTGGCGCTGGCAACCGGGCGCGGCGCAGAAGCTGGGGATTGCCCCGGGCGTGCTGCAAACCTTCCAGCGGGCGGCGACAATTCGCGATGCGTTCTTCAGGTCCGGGGGCACCCAGCCTATCGTGCGTTTCGAGCTCAAGCCGGTGTCGATGGACCCGACCATCACCCAGTTTCTGCTTGATCTGGATGGCCAGCAGTTGAGCTACGACCACGGCCCGAGCCGCCCGGTGGCGATGCAATGGCCGAACCCTGGCAGCATCGGCGTGGTGCGTATTTCCATCATGCCGCCGTCGGCCAGTGGTCGCTCCGGTATCACGCTGGACGGCCCGTGGGCCTGGTTCCGTCTGCTGGAGCAATCGGATCTCACCGCGGGCAATTCGCCGGACCGCTTCAACCTGCGCCTGCGGGTCGATGGTGCGAGCATCGCCTACGAGCTGCGCGCCAACAGTGCCTTCAACCCGTTCAGAAGCCGCGTGCTCAGCGGTTTCAGCCTGCCGGAGCGGCTATGA
- the tssK gene encoding type VI secretion system baseplate subunit TssK: protein MSWNNRVVWSEGMFIATQHFQQHDRYLENLIDARSRPLSAGAWGFSELLIDQGLLAQGKLAIVSARGLLPDGTPFNIPQDDLAPSPLSIDDNLRDGLVYLALPLKRAGARDTVEEGEALEAARYVSQVREVRDDNAPFENRAPVAVGSRALRLLTAQDGISDYAAIGLVRIKEKRADRALVLDDTYIPPVLNVTASKPLTAFRSELLGLLHQRGEALAGRVVASGAGGASEIADFMLLQLVNRAQPLIQHLSQLSPLHPERFFSELVSLAGEFSTFSTSGRRPQEYPQYQHDDLALSFTPVMAALREALSMLIDSKATPIPIVEKAYGIHVAMLADKTLLDNASFILVVRADVPGETLRARFGQQSKVGSVEHIRDMVNLQLPGIGLLPLPVAPRQLPYHAGSTYYELDRGSEHWQQLSNSGGFAFHIAGQFPGLNLAFWAIRG from the coding sequence ATGTCCTGGAACAATCGCGTGGTCTGGTCGGAAGGCATGTTCATCGCAACGCAGCACTTCCAGCAGCATGACCGTTACCTGGAAAACCTGATCGACGCGCGCAGCCGTCCGTTGTCGGCAGGGGCCTGGGGTTTTTCCGAGTTGCTGATCGACCAGGGCCTGCTGGCCCAGGGCAAGCTGGCGATCGTATCGGCCCGCGGCCTGTTGCCCGATGGCACTCCCTTCAATATCCCCCAGGATGACCTGGCGCCGAGTCCGTTGAGTATCGACGACAACCTGCGCGACGGCTTGGTGTACCTGGCCCTGCCGCTCAAGCGTGCCGGTGCGCGTGACACGGTTGAGGAAGGCGAAGCCCTGGAAGCTGCGCGTTATGTCAGCCAGGTGCGTGAAGTGCGTGACGACAACGCGCCGTTCGAAAACCGCGCCCCGGTGGCCGTGGGATCGCGGGCATTGCGCCTGCTGACGGCGCAGGACGGCATCAGCGACTATGCCGCGATTGGCCTGGTACGCATCAAGGAAAAACGCGCCGACCGTGCGCTGGTGCTCGACGACACCTACATCCCGCCGGTGCTGAATGTGACCGCAAGCAAACCGCTGACTGCGTTTCGTAGTGAACTGCTCGGCCTGCTGCACCAGCGTGGCGAAGCCCTGGCGGGGCGCGTGGTGGCCTCCGGCGCTGGCGGCGCTTCGGAGATTGCCGACTTCATGCTGCTGCAGCTGGTCAATCGCGCCCAGCCGCTGATCCAGCATTTGAGCCAGTTGAGCCCGCTGCACCCGGAGCGCTTCTTCAGCGAACTGGTGAGCCTGGCCGGTGAGTTTTCGACCTTCTCCACTTCAGGTCGCCGCCCTCAGGAATACCCGCAATACCAGCACGATGACCTGGCGCTGAGCTTCACTCCGGTGATGGCGGCCCTGCGTGAAGCGCTGTCGATGCTGATCGACAGCAAGGCCACGCCGATCCCGATTGTGGAGAAGGCCTACGGTATCCACGTGGCGATGCTGGCCGACAAAACCCTGCTCGACAACGCCAGTTTCATCCTCGTGGTGCGTGCCGATGTGCCCGGCGAAACCCTGCGCGCACGCTTCGGCCAGCAGAGCAAAGTCGGTTCGGTGGAGCACATTCGCGACATGGTCAACCTGCAACTGCCAGGCATTGGCTTGCTGCCGTTACCGGTGGCGCCGCGCCAATTGCCGTACCACGCCGGTAGTACCTACTACGAGCTGGACCGAGGCAGCGAGCACTGGCAGCAGTTGAGCAATTCCGGCGGCTTTGCCTTCCACATCGCCGGGCAGTTCCCGGGCTTGAACCTGGCCTTCTGGGCGATCCGAGGATAA
- the tagH gene encoding type VI secretion system-associated FHA domain protein TagH, translating to MSLCLTITSYHKITPGQCAEKSMDQGRIAIGRSSDNDWVLPDPERLVSSQHCVIQYKDGRYYLTDNSTNGVELVKAGIRMRRGNSEPLQDGELIRIGDYEIQARIDFNVQAVDSQPFAGESPNSFEALMGAVVSPPAPTPMIAPQFHGASSMETLPDLFDFLSPTAVPPPTVADHVPSEQHDFRPPAPVAVPLVEKPVVQGAVIPEDWDLFGDAPAPAPVANAAPAPAPIAPAPIAPPPVVEPVALTVADAAQPTDLLQAFLRGAGLDQLRLDQADASAQMESIGRSYRLMVEGLIDVLRARASLKGEFRMQQTMIRPAENNPLKFAPNADEALLLLLRHGNQAFMAPDIAVRDSFDDLRAHQLAVMAGVEAAIKHLLTRFEPAQLEERMGKPGGLSSIFNGSRQAQYWQQFTELYSNISREAQEDFQDLFGREFSRAYEEHSARQRS from the coding sequence ATGTCGCTGTGTTTGACTATCACTAGTTATCACAAGATTACCCCAGGGCAATGCGCTGAAAAGTCCATGGATCAGGGCAGGATAGCTATTGGTCGCAGTTCGGATAATGACTGGGTATTGCCTGATCCTGAGCGTCTCGTCTCCTCCCAGCATTGCGTTATTCAATACAAAGATGGCCGTTATTACTTAACCGATAACAGCACCAATGGTGTGGAGTTGGTCAAGGCCGGTATTCGTATGCGCCGGGGTAACAGCGAGCCGCTGCAAGATGGCGAGTTGATCCGCATCGGCGATTACGAAATCCAGGCGCGCATCGACTTCAACGTGCAAGCCGTCGACAGCCAGCCGTTTGCCGGTGAGTCGCCAAACAGCTTCGAAGCGCTGATGGGCGCTGTGGTGAGTCCGCCTGCGCCTACGCCGATGATCGCGCCGCAATTCCACGGCGCCTCGTCGATGGAGACCCTGCCAGACCTGTTCGACTTCCTCAGCCCCACCGCCGTGCCGCCGCCCACCGTGGCGGACCATGTGCCATCCGAACAACACGATTTCCGCCCGCCGGCTCCGGTTGCTGTACCGCTAGTGGAGAAACCGGTGGTGCAAGGCGCTGTCATTCCTGAAGACTGGGACCTGTTTGGCGACGCGCCTGCGCCCGCGCCGGTCGCCAATGCCGCGCCTGCCCCGGCGCCGATTGCCCCAGCACCGATTGCTCCGCCGCCCGTGGTCGAGCCGGTTGCGCTCACCGTGGCCGACGCTGCGCAACCTACCGACCTGTTGCAAGCCTTCCTGCGTGGTGCCGGTCTCGACCAGTTGCGCCTGGACCAGGCCGACGCCAGCGCCCAGATGGAAAGCATCGGCCGCAGCTACCGGCTGATGGTCGAGGGCCTGATCGACGTATTGCGCGCCCGGGCTAGCCTCAAGGGCGAGTTCCGTATGCAGCAGACGATGATCCGCCCCGCCGAAAACAACCCGTTGAAATTCGCCCCGAATGCCGACGAAGCGTTACTGCTGCTGCTTCGTCATGGCAACCAGGCGTTTATGGCGCCGGACATCGCGGTACGGGACAGTTTCGACGATTTGCGCGCCCACCAGTTGGCCGTGATGGCCGGCGTGGAGGCGGCGATCAAACACCTGCTCACGCGCTTTGAACCGGCGCAGTTGGAGGAACGCATGGGCAAGCCCGGTGGCCTTTCGAGCATTTTCAACGGCTCGCGCCAGGCCCAGTACTGGCAGCAGTTTACCGAGCTCTACAGCAACATTTCGCGCGAGGCCCAGGAGGATTTCCAGGACCTGTTCGGTCGCGAATTCAGCCGGGCCTACGAAGAGCATAGCGCACGACAGCGAAGCTAA
- the tssA gene encoding type VI secretion system protein TssA: protein MDVPLLLTAVSATSPCGEDMEYDAQFLQLERDAKGQPERSMGDSILPAEPPEWRSIQQQSLDLLQRSKDLRITHFLLQSSLALQGVAGLAEVLGLINALLREYWADVHPRLDADDDNDPTVRINALTGLTCDTNIRLLRESILTRSRTFGPVSLRAALNASGLQNFADEQLGNQQLNAAFLDSDPELLQATRDALIAARTACEAIEQQVNDQVGSAQGVDLSALKQPLKQALQILNQAVPGTDSSSEPEAVSEDNAPSVDFAAAPAAPRPTGDIATRDDVLRSLDKILAYYTRHEPSSPLPVLLNRAKNLVHADFAAIVRNLIPDGMSQFENLRGPDSE from the coding sequence GTGGATGTGCCGTTGCTGCTCACCGCCGTTTCTGCAACTTCGCCCTGTGGCGAAGACATGGAATATGACGCGCAATTTCTGCAATTGGAACGTGATGCCAAGGGCCAGCCCGAACGCAGCATGGGCGACTCGATCCTGCCCGCCGAGCCGCCGGAGTGGCGCAGCATCCAGCAGCAGAGCCTCGACTTGTTGCAGCGCAGCAAAGACCTGCGCATCACTCATTTCCTGCTGCAAAGCTCCCTCGCCTTGCAGGGCGTGGCCGGGCTGGCTGAAGTCCTTGGCCTGATCAACGCCTTGCTGCGCGAATACTGGGCCGACGTGCATCCACGCCTGGATGCCGACGACGACAACGACCCCACCGTGCGCATCAACGCCCTGACCGGCCTGACCTGCGACACCAATATTCGCCTGTTGCGCGAAAGCATCCTGACACGCTCACGCACCTTCGGGCCCGTAAGCCTGCGCGCCGCGCTCAATGCCAGCGGCCTGCAGAATTTTGCCGACGAGCAGCTGGGCAACCAGCAGCTCAACGCAGCATTCCTCGACAGCGACCCCGAGCTGCTGCAAGCCACCCGCGACGCGTTGATCGCAGCGCGTACGGCCTGCGAAGCCATCGAGCAACAGGTCAATGACCAGGTCGGCTCCGCCCAGGGCGTGGACCTCAGCGCCTTGAAGCAACCGCTCAAACAGGCCCTGCAAATACTCAATCAAGCGGTGCCTGGCACCGACAGCAGCAGCGAACCCGAGGCCGTCAGTGAAGACAATGCCCCCTCGGTCGATTTCGCCGCTGCGCCCGCAGCCCCTCGCCCGACGGGCGACATCGCTACTCGCGATGATGTGCTGCGCAGCCTCGACAAAATCCTTGCGTACTACACTCGGCACGAGCCTTCGAGCCCGCTGCCGGTGTTGTTGAACCGAGCGAAAAATCTGGTGCACGCCGACTTCGCGGCCATTGTGCGCAATCTGATTCCCGACGGCATGTCCCAATTTGAAAACCTGCGCGGCCCGGACAGCGAGTAA
- the tssJ gene encoding type VI secretion system lipoprotein TssJ, which yields MIPRFLLAAATALLLTACANDAAKPEAAADTQANSAAVELHFHAIAGLNPGANGQAAPVRVRIFELKNAATFSRSDYFALADRAQSTLGLDLLDQDEVVVQPGQQLSIQRDLNPATRQIGVLVGYRELDRAQWRAVINVAPRQSSEYQISLDVRAVRADVVVSPSSPAQ from the coding sequence ATGATTCCCAGGTTTTTACTCGCAGCTGCTACCGCGCTGCTGCTGACCGCGTGTGCAAACGATGCGGCCAAACCCGAAGCGGCTGCCGACACGCAAGCCAACAGCGCCGCCGTCGAGTTGCATTTCCACGCGATCGCCGGGCTTAACCCCGGCGCCAATGGCCAGGCTGCGCCGGTGCGGGTGCGTATTTTCGAACTGAAAAACGCCGCGACCTTTTCCCGCTCCGATTACTTCGCCCTGGCTGACCGTGCGCAATCCACCCTCGGCCTCGACCTGCTGGACCAGGATGAAGTGGTGGTGCAACCCGGCCAGCAACTGAGCATTCAGCGTGACCTCAACCCGGCCACGCGCCAGATCGGCGTGCTGGTGGGCTATCGCGAATTGGACCGCGCGCAATGGCGCGCCGTGATCAACGTAGCGCCGCGCCAATCCAGCGAATACCAGATCAGCCTCGATGTGCGTGCCGTGCGCGCCGACGTCGTGGTTTCCCCCTCCAGCCCAGCCCAATAA
- the tssB gene encoding type VI secretion system contractile sheath small subunit, which translates to MAKQSSQKFIARNRAPRVQIEYDVELYGAEKKVQLPFVMGVMADLAGKPAEPLAPVADRKFLEVDVDNFDSRLKAMQPRVAFHVPNELTGEGNLSLDITFESMDDFSPAAVARKVDSLNQLLEARTQLANLLTYMDGKTGAEEIIMKAIKDPALLQALASAPKPAGEQ; encoded by the coding sequence GTGGCGAAGCAAAGTTCTCAGAAATTCATCGCGCGCAACCGTGCGCCTCGAGTGCAGATCGAGTACGACGTCGAGCTCTACGGCGCCGAGAAAAAGGTCCAGCTGCCCTTCGTAATGGGTGTGATGGCCGACCTCGCCGGCAAGCCCGCCGAGCCGCTGGCACCCGTGGCCGACCGCAAGTTCCTTGAAGTGGACGTCGACAACTTCGACTCACGCCTCAAGGCCATGCAGCCACGCGTGGCGTTCCACGTACCCAACGAGCTGACCGGCGAAGGCAACCTGAGCCTGGATATCACCTTCGAAAGCATGGACGACTTCAGCCCGGCCGCCGTAGCGCGCAAGGTTGACTCGCTGAACCAGTTGCTCGAAGCCCGCACTCAGTTGGCCAACCTGCTGACCTACATGGACGGCAAGACCGGCGCTGAAGAAATCATCATGAAGGCGATCAAGGACCCGGCACTGCTTCAGGCACTTGCCAGCGCGCCCAAGCCTGCAGGGGAGCAGTAA
- a CDS encoding DotU family type VI secretion system protein translates to MHPNDDDRTQFMPRPGGRAPEPARAEPAPLSMPAAPILTGKSHGLNPLESAAGPLLALLTRLRNTIAHPAPASLRAQLLAYLRQFEERAEAAGVARNEVLLARYALCTALDEAVLSTPWGSTSDWGKQSLLITVHNEAWGGEKVFQLLDHCLQSPRERLYLLELLYLCMCLGFEGRYRVMTDGRSQLEALRERTAAAIRSARGEHERELSPHWRGVTVARDRLAQFMPPWIAVAIGLALLLALLFGLRMKLASDAEPVFKNIHALGEIPVQAIDRPVAQPKVIERPRLAGFLAEDIKAGRVAVEDKVDRSVVTIRGDELFASASSSIVDAYQPLMLRIADAIRKVKGQVRVTGHSDNRPIATLRFPSNWALSEARAKSVLEILAAKTGQADRFSAEGRSDTEPLASNGTAEGRARNRRVEITVLAEGVE, encoded by the coding sequence ATGCATCCCAATGACGATGACCGCACCCAGTTCATGCCGCGCCCGGGTGGCCGAGCGCCGGAGCCTGCACGCGCAGAACCGGCGCCGCTGTCGATGCCGGCTGCGCCGATCCTCACTGGCAAGAGCCACGGCCTGAACCCGCTGGAAAGCGCCGCCGGCCCTTTACTGGCGTTGCTGACGCGGCTGCGCAACACCATCGCCCACCCGGCGCCAGCCAGCCTGCGGGCGCAGTTGTTGGCCTATCTGCGCCAGTTCGAAGAACGCGCCGAAGCGGCTGGTGTGGCGCGCAACGAAGTGCTGCTGGCCCGTTACGCGCTGTGCACCGCCCTGGATGAAGCGGTGTTGAGCACGCCGTGGGGCAGCACCAGTGATTGGGGCAAGCAAAGCCTGCTGATCACCGTGCACAACGAAGCCTGGGGCGGTGAAAAGGTCTTCCAGTTGCTCGACCACTGCCTGCAAAGCCCACGGGAACGCCTGTACCTGTTGGAGCTGTTGTACCTGTGCATGTGCCTGGGTTTCGAAGGCCGCTACCGCGTGATGACCGACGGTCGCAGCCAATTGGAAGCCTTGCGCGAGCGCACCGCCGCAGCGATTCGCAGTGCCCGTGGCGAACACGAGCGTGAGCTGTCGCCGCACTGGCGCGGCGTGACCGTGGCCCGTGATCGCCTGGCGCAATTCATGCCGCCGTGGATCGCTGTGGCGATTGGTCTAGCGCTATTGCTGGCGTTGTTGTTTGGCCTGCGCATGAAACTGGCCTCGGACGCCGAGCCGGTGTTCAAGAATATCCATGCCCTGGGCGAGATCCCGGTGCAGGCCATCGACCGTCCGGTGGCGCAGCCAAAAGTGATCGAGCGGCCGCGCCTGGCCGGCTTCCTGGCCGAAGACATCAAGGCCGGTCGCGTGGCCGTGGAAGACAAGGTTGACCGTTCGGTGGTGACCATTCGTGGCGATGAGCTGTTCGCCTCCGCCAGCTCCAGCATTGTCGATGCTTACCAGCCGCTGATGCTGCGCATCGCTGATGCCATTCGCAAGGTCAAGGGCCAGGTGCGTGTCACCGGCCATAGCGACAACCGCCCGATCGCCACGCTGCGCTTCCCGTCGAACTGGGCGCTGTCCGAAGCCCGGGCCAAGTCGGTACTGGAGATCCTCGCGGCCAAGACCGGCCAGGCTGATCGCTTCAGCGCCGAAGGCCGTAGCGACACCGAGCCGCTGGCGAGCAACGGGACTGCCGAAGGCCGTGCCCGCAATCGTCGGGTTGAAATCACCGTACTGGCGGAGGGCGTCGAGTGA